The Cryptomeria japonica chromosome 6, Sugi_1.0, whole genome shotgun sequence genomic interval ttagaagcttcaacaagtgttgcagcatcatttccatacattttcaagcttccattggcagcaagaggtaggtttttaaacatttttttccaactatttttgtttcacaaattgtcaaacatgaaacttgaattttttttcattatttagtttttgtttttgaatatgtttattttatttcttgccataggaactagaatggcatctacatcttcctccattggcaatgaacaagtaattgcaaaacaaagaaatgatccaaattctcccttatggaaatatgtggacattataaaacaacttccgggaggtgggggattccgttggaaatgccatggatgtgatattgaacgtaatagttcatattatcgagtggtaggccatttgtgtggaataaaaggaagaggcatcaaaaaatgccctggcaaaaatggtaaacctataccagatgagatagtgatgaaatatattagggagcatgaggcagcagaagagagggaagcccgtagattgaaccaaaccgcatcaaagaaaacaaggggaatgcaaggcccttctaatcccagtattgtagtagaagaccaccccttctttgccacaaatgaacctcaaagtgaaccacccttgacacgtaaaagaacaaaagggcctttagaaaccgcattccaaaatgagagtagagacaatgctgatcaagatatagtaaggtgcatttatgcaaatggtttgtcattcaatgttgttcgctccccatattggaagcaaatgataaaaagtgttaatgaggcaccaagagggtataagggccccggttatgagaaggtacgtggaacattattggagaaagaggtgaagagggttgaagatgcattgaaacccataagggattcgtgggttgagacaggtgtaacaattgtttcagatgggtggaaagatgctaaaaaccgtcccttgatcaatgtcatagcggtgtcccctaaaggggcaatgtttttgagagctgtggattgtgagggccaaataaaagatggcgaatttattgcagaaattctcatctctgccattgagtctgtgggaccccgcaatgttgtccaagtcataacggacaatgcaaaaaattgtagagctgctggtttgttggttgagcaacgctatgatcacatcttttggacaccttgtgcggtacattcgctcaatcttatgctacaaaggattgggcaaaaaataaaatggatcagagatgtgtatgcagaggctgaggacatccagatgttcatcacaaaccaccacatgtctcaagggatttttagaacctattcgaatttggagctattgaaggtaagtgaaatagtaatttaattttacattttctgatttttttgaattttcaatgttaataatatcattgtgtaagctatattgtgtattcttctttaaagtttggctttattttttaataatttggcattaatttgtgttataggttgctgagacccgttttgcatcaaacacaatcgtcttaagacgacttgtgaaagttagagtggcactatgcaatatggtgatcagcaccaattggactgtatggaagcaaagtagcactgagagggcaggaaaaattagggatagaatattggatgagaaatggtgggatcttgttacatatctcctaagtatcactgagcccatcatgagcatgattcgctatacagacatggataggccttgcataggtgagatttatgatggcattgattcaatgcttgaaaaaataaagttcactataaatgaaaaagagaatgatcctcaggagaaattcttcaaagaactggaattaattattgtagagaggtggaataagatgaccactcctttgcaccttcttgcctatgccttgacacctaagtactatagcaatcagtttcttgataaaccaggaaggattccaccatggagagatctagaagtatctgatgggtataaggcagcatttcttagactatatcccgatgatgatttgcgagatgttgttacaaatgagttcatagaattcgcaaatgggaatggtctaagtgttgatgcacttcgtcatagatccaagaaagatgctcatagctggtggtacttccatggcacatgcttccaacacctacaacccctcgctataaaagttttatcacaagtaagtttaattaattaaaatttttaatttacaagttttagtttatttatagtttactttgtcttcataggttgctagtaattttatttttattaatgtataactctaattgtttactttgtcttcataggttgctagttcatctgcttcagaaagaaattggagcacatactctttcatccactcagtaaagcgcaataggctgctatcaaaaagagcggagaatttagtatatgtgcattccaacctacgtcttctttcacacaaacaacatgactacacacaaggggaaacaaagatgtgggttatagagccagagcatactgatttggatgctcctggttctcagcttcttgcattgacacttgatgactcggaaattgagccaacttatagtgcaagtgcaagtggcattggctcatgtaatgtcaatgtcaatgaggatgaggaggaggaggaggaggaggatgaagaattagatgatccatttgatgattaaacttttaagtttatatttttgaaagttgaaacaatgatacttgaatattttgtcattttgatattaaacttgatgtatatgatgctattatcaattatggtatgatcatgatgctatgattacaagtttatgtttgttttgttgttcatatgatgctatgtgacatgcatattttaattcatgcttataggctttgatatatatatatataatatatatatatatatatataaatttacatgtttttgtactaacgaacccaaacgaacccaaaccccttttcaaaattttgccgtaccggcgtaccgggttcttcgaacccgaaccggaacccgaacccgaaccggcaacttagatgttgaacaatgaacatttccaaattcagaaatagatagtcaaagtgtcaaactcaaattcaataatgaacatttccgaattcataaataaagatagagcaattgcaaatgtcaaatttcacctccaactcatcaagaaccttgtctctcaactcaggatcaggtgtcatcttatcaatgcatgtaataacacctgccatgacctcctcatcagccctaaatgaaccagagaagtagaatttcgggttcaaaaagtaggcAAAGGCATGTAttggttggtggagttggtttgtccacctatGATCAATGATGTgccaaaggatttcacattttcttgtatttccacgatagtaatgtgaaatggcctctttggccctatccatggcctcataaatgaaacccattggcatgccctctccatccaccatacgaagaacccttaccaaaggttctgtcacctaaaaaaatgaaaacaaattttaaattagtacaaaatcaacccctaaaaaataaaatcagcaaatagacaagattgtataaactttacttttgtgtttgttacttaccgcagccaactcctctccacttttattaaacccttcatcaaaaacaatacttacaatcttctctgcttcaggtcttttggagtatgcagaccccaaccaagcatctgacacaaacatctgcttaagatgaggaatggcactaagaatgttttgcaaagtgatgaagtggctagcaaatcgtgtcactccaggtcgcacaaggtccttgccatttgtgtgttttctcatcaaagcaagcaccaagtatggttgtagatgaatttggtgacacttcttgcatcttcaaccaccttcttcacccatccaatcttcccaatgtcctctagcaccaagtccaagcaatgtgcaacACAAGGACTCTATGTAATCGaaggatgcctctccataagcattctacctgtAGATACATATGCAGTTTcgttgtccgtgataatttggacaacattctcaactccaacttcctcaaccacaccatccaacagattacacaaagtctctgcattttttatttcatttgaggcatcaacaaactttatgaataccattgcaccatttgaagccaccaagaagttgagaagagtcctattccATCCATTtgtccatccatcagataaaatgctgcatccttttctcttccaataccttttctgatcatcaaccacaccttGTGTATTTTGCACAActttctctagcaatggcccattgaagtcatgacctgttggggccttaaaccccttactCGCAACTGTTACTGCATTAACAAAActttcccaatacacattgtttgctgcattgaaagatagattattgtaaaaccaaaagtttgaagctgctatcCGTGCGTGTTtatgcttctctctattccatcctgtatcttcaagtgaaggttgtgcacctggaacattgcgtggcacaaaaaaattagggtctgatctaacgggagtgccactagcctcaccctcattgtcactAAAAGATGAAAATGACTGACGACCCCGAGTgtgaccaatgggacccgaagtggacaatgtgggattcattgcagctgccatggcttctcttgttttttgcctttcttccttatgcatatcattCTCAACAAGAATGGtcttcatctctctaataatttcaggagttgatttgggacatgcctccacaccatatccaggtatttgtgcaaggtggtattttaatctattgattccaccagtcatccattttgtacattcgctgcaagtgacctccccctttttgcttcctgcaatcccatatttccatgctttatctctttgtctccctgaccttggggttgcccttggagttgaacttgccattgctgatttaacatgaaaaaaaaaaaatcaacagggttttatggaaaatcaacaaaaaaaatgacaatgaatcatttgggaaaaatagcattcaaaaacaagaaaaaaaaatgaggaaataacttaggaaagaaaatagaaaaaaatttggcagcatatccccttgtttttcaagatttttgtcagtttcaaaacaatgaaatgattcaaatgaaaaaaaaagaaagagaaaaaatccttacctagatctctcttgctgtttttttcttcttccctctactccttcaaaccctacaaacctgcTAAAACCAAACAAAACTGAAAatgaagtgaaaaataaaaaaaaaactcatttttaacCCTTTACGAGCGTCTTTTCTAGGCCCGCGAGTCCCTGCGAAAGAGTCCAGGCGAGTCCGcgcaaaagactcgcgcgagtctttgcgAAAGACTCACGAGTCTTTCGCAGGGACTCGCCTGGACTCGCCTCGCAAGTCCTAGGCGAGTCGACTCGCGGCGCCAAATGACTCGTGAGTCCGTGGCGAGTTGCCGAGTTTTAAAACTAATGATATCTGAATATGACATCCCCCATTGGAATGTTTGCTAGAATTGTGTACCTTGCATCACTTTCAAGTGTTTGATTGCTGCTTCTAGTTCGTTTGGGATAAAGATGGAGATTCTtttctatttttgaactctttttggttttgaatttttgtaaaattttattctttctttattGTGGACTTGGTATACTCATTCCTAGGCTTATGCTtagcttttgatttgattttgcaaAAATACTTGTAGGCTTTTCCTAAAGAGGAAGTATGGAGGATGTATATGTTTGTTCGCGTAAAGACGTAATTcattctaaattcaataataaaatgaaatgctctttattcttaaataaactcataattcttcTAATAAGTCTATTTCTTACACTTTTCCATCCTAAGCTCTagttgatgattccaatgatatcACAATAAACACGAGATTTCTATAAATAGATAAAGAATTTTCGTAAAATAGGAAAATTGTAGAAGTACCTTaatcttatcttcatacaatacttaggcttttctaatgccttaagtttaaataacaaaacataaagaaaaggaagagatgcgtcctttgatctacaatccaagctatcttcaatataATCTTtataatgaagacgagaacaagattcaggtgctttttccacccaacttTGAAGTTTACACTTCtccgaaattcttggtcaatcaagaatacccgaccctgcacgaattgcttagcaaaaagaattcgatagacaagatggaatctggtgcgtgcctagaatgatacaagcattttcaattttctaattcaataaagaaacaagcaagttcaatcaaggatatggtagagtggataaatatataaatccatctatttcaatggtcaatcggttactcggtcgagtataatgccatgcatagcaataaaatatagtttgaaaAAAAAAGCAAActctctctctataatccacattccgCACCCGtcctagaaggtaactttccacaaacacaagcctatctagttTTGTTCATATGAAtgtagaataaatatatatatagaagacaatctttcattttttttaaattctagcttcctatttcttgcatgataaaaatacaatgttaaagaagacaatctttcgttgaatagaaatagaaagaatcaatCTTTCATTACAACCAATTATATCTGACAGGaaagcaatctttcatggataaacaaatatatatctgaaaagagacaatctttcacttctattttgaaaagtaaatcaAAGACAAGTATTAAAATAAGGTGGTGTATCGCATGTATGTATTTTTACATATAAACAAATAGAATACGAGTACACATTCTAAAATTCAAATCGTATAATTCTTCATTAACTAACTCTTTGTTTTCTAAGGTTCACGTGTTTTGATTATCTAGTTTCTATGTTTTCCACATAAATTGCACAATAAAACCATCTTCGTAATGCATCTACGTCTATATGACTTTCCAAGATTGCATTTTGATTCAAACCGTCATGATTTTTACATGCAGAAATTTAATCTATAACTTTAATTCTTTTCTACATTATCATTCTAAAtcaaactattctcaaaacaaatcTGCCTCTATTCTTTCAGATTGATACTATAAAAGATTACTTAAATAAGTGCCTACCTATGAATTTCGAAGCCAAATCTGAGATGAGCGATGCTAATTCTCCTTTCCAATTCTTCTGACTGTGTAattttccacaaacacaagcctatctagctttgttcatatgaatctagaataaatatatatatagaagacaatctttcattttttttaattctagctgtaattttgtgccctagattagtaatcagatttatgtcctttaattatgccctagtttgttaatcagatttgtaacattttagtaaatcataattcagtaaactcagaattgaaggaagtaaacaagagacaaacacaaataccctaggaaaacctccaaggaggaaaaacccagcattaaagacccacaggtcagattatatattctcccttaATATCACAAGTACAATACTTATCTTCCTTGTCAGATTTGATCCCTTCTTgtatgacagatctgcacttctaagctcttcaagtctgcaccaaagATTGCCTTTGTCCTCTTGGACAAGTTTGCATAAGTCTAGACAAGTTCACACAAGTTCGCACCCTCCTAGTGTAAATTCGCACTTTTCATGTAGAGCTGATTCACTGAATGCTTGAGATTGAATGATTGTGTATGACTTGTGAAATGTCTTTTATTTATATGCACCTTTGACCCTTatttgcaagtcggcctcctttaagTTTTGGCGCCAATATTATTATGGCGTGTGTATATAGGATAGCGTGAGGAATAGGGCAGGGCCTAGACTTGGGGCACATTACCCTTTAGGGCCCAAACCTAaaagggttcggatgttgccttaaggcaatccgaaccctatatagccctagttacaaacaacactccctcttaactagggaagaggagaatacataatctgaacctttaaagttccatctagcacacaagcatagaattacatcttccacctagcacacaagcataggatggttctagcacacaagcatagaaagtgtaatacacaagtgggtctttacataattacaattatccatctagcacacaagcatatatTGGACATAaatcattcttgcacacaagcaaaggaTGATTCAAAGTGTtgcagatagagtcactgagattgaagctccctctcaatcagggttccgttttccacaacaccaagtttgtctctggagtattcgaacttcactctggataaatgTTTGGTAAGGATGTTCGCAATCTGTTCATccgtgctaatgtactttagatgaatggcaCCTCTTTGCATCATGTCCcgaatcaacactccctcttaactagggagaaaAATAATCTTACAACCAAGTTACGTGATTAGTGCCCAAACCTAAGTAATACATTCAATGTTCAATTTGTAATCCGAACTTAGCTATCAACTTCAATACTCCTTAGAGAGGATCACAATAAGTAGCTTGTAATAACATCACATAATAATagcccatagtatccatcttgcaTTCCCTGTAGAGGATGAATCCAAACTTTAACATGCACGCTTGCAAGTCATGAATTCATACATAAGTATATTCATGCACATCGtggactctttccatgatatccatcattcATTGCCTGCTAAGGATGAAGGAGAACTTTCAATTTTAATCTTCTCTCAGAGAAGATTGCAACACCATCTTTATTTCCATTTTGCACATAAGTATCCTCCTTAATCTTCTCCCAGAGAGGAATGTAATACCTTTACCTCaatcttctcccagagaagaatgtaacatcataatctttcatcttgcacacaagcaaagagtGGAataaacataatcagaatattgtagtcttccatcttgcatacatgcatacaatggaactacataatataatcttccagctcgcacacaagcatagactagaTCCACCTTATATTGCcagcagagggtggagaggatcttttctaccatcttacattgcccgcagaggatggttaacaattaatcttctccctgagaagattacaataccatcttacattgcccgcagaggatggttaacaattactcttctccctgagaagattacaataacaccttacattgcccgcagagggtggtttgatacaacacaatgtatcactgaggttgagactccctctcaactaAGGCGGTGTTCTTcacagctccaagtctatctcaagcttcaagagacttggtgagaacatttgCAACACAAGATTGTCTTGCCATAAAACATTGAATTGTCAAATATTTATATACAATTTTGATAATAAATCAAATAACtttaacaagaattttgagaagccACATTGCTTCTCTTGAGGCAACACTTGCAACAGTGAATTAG includes:
- the LOC131856122 gene encoding uncharacterized protein LOC131856122, whose protein sequence is MASTSSSIGNEQVIAKQRNDPNSPLWKYVDIIKQLPGGGGFRWKCHGCDIERNSSYYRVVGHLCGIKGRGIKKCPGKNGKPIPDEIVMKYIREHEAAEEREARRLNQTASKKTRGMQGPSNPSIVVEDHPFFATNEPQSEPPLTRKRTKGPLETAFQNESRDNADQDIVRCIYANGLSFNVVRSPYWKQMIKSVNEAPRGYKGPGYEKVRGTLLEKEVKRVEDALKPIRDSWVETGVTIVSDGWKDAKNRPLINVIAVSPKGAMFLRAVDCEGQIKDGEFIAEILISAIESVGPRNVVQVITDNAKNCRAAGLLVEQRYDHIFWTPCAVHSLNLMLQRIGQKIKWIRDVYAEAEDIQMFITNHHMSQGIFRTYSNLELLKVSEIVI